A genomic region of Pelodiscus sinensis isolate JC-2024 chromosome 1, ASM4963464v1, whole genome shotgun sequence contains the following coding sequences:
- the LOC102447204 gene encoding olfactory receptor 52D1-like, protein MSNFNLTSSDPSVFILMGIPGLEAAHIWIAIPFCVCYIISLLGNFLVLFVVGKEQSLHTPMYLLLCMLALTDIGMSSSVVPKALCILWFNLKDITVGGCLTQMFFLHMVIVMQAAVLSIMAFDRYIAICNPLRYATILTNARVAKLGLAGLVRAVLLVLPMPLRLSSLPFCANHIIRHTYCEHMSVAKISCGDITISRTYGLGMILSVSGLDLTLIALSYGLIIRAILKVSSKTAHQKALNTCTAHLCVILVSYSSCLFSSLTQRFGQSIPSQAHVTVANIYLLVPSMFNPIIYGVKTKELRTKVSKYICRRCLPGANDPKPA, encoded by the coding sequence ATGTCTAATTTCAACCTCACCTCTTCTGACCCTTCTGTATTCATCCTaatgggcattcctggcctggaagCAGCCCACATCTGGATTGCCATCCCCTTCTGTGTGTGCTACATTATCAGCCTGCTGGGAAATTTCCTGGTTCTGTTTGTGGTAGGCAAAGAGCAGAGCCTGCACACGCCGAtgtacctgctgctctgcatgctggcACTCACCGACATCGGCATGTCTTCCTCTGTTGTGCCGAAAGCCCTGTGTATATTGTGGTTCAATCTGAAAGACATTACTGTGGGAGGTTGCCTCACTCAGATGTTCTTCCTTCACATGGTTATTGTGATGCAAGCAGCTGTTCTCAGCATAATGGCCTTCGATCGCTACATTGCCATATGCAACCCTCTAAGATACGCCACCATCCTCACCAATGCACGCGTAGCTAAGCTAGGGCTAGCGGGTTTGGTAAGAGCTGTTCTCTTAGTTTTGCCCATGCCTCTGCGCCTGAGCAGCCTGCCGTTCTGTGCCAACCACATTATCCGCCACACATACTGCGAGCACATGTCTGTGGCAAAGATCTCCTGTGGGGACATCACAATCAGTCGGACTTATGGATTGGGAATGATATTATCAGTCTCTGGGTTAGATCTGACACTCATTGCTCTGTCCTATGGACTGATCATCAGAGCTATCCTCAAAGTCTCCTCCAAGACagcccaccagaaagccctcaacacctgcacAGCCCACCTCTGTGTGATCCTGGTGTCTTActcttcctgcctcttctcctcTCTGACACAAAGGTTTGGCCAGAGCATCCCTTCCCAAGCACACGTCACTGTTGCCAATATCTATCTCCTTGTCCCTTCCATGttcaaccccatcatctatggggtcaaaaccaaagagcttcgCACCAAAGTGAGTAAATACATCTGCAGAAGGTGCTTACCTGGAGCCAACGACCCTAAACCTGCATaa
- the LOC102446954 gene encoding olfactory receptor 51G2-like — translation MSAVNDTKFTHVMFLLSRIPGMEDDCLWIAIPFCFIYAISIVGNSVILFIIKTDPSLHEPMYIFLSMLALTDLGLLITTMPTILSTFLFNNREIILDACFAQLFFIHSLSNVESSLLLLMAFDRFIAICNPLRYTSILTLSTITKMALAVMLRSVALIFPLPFLLKRFQYCRRNSLIYSYCVHAEVMNLACSDITVNIIYGLCVKVLTVGFDSLFIFLSYVMIFKTVLSVTSSTERLKALNTCVSHLCAVLLFYIPDIGLSILHRFGNSSSLLLQIFLSYIYMLLPPLMNPIVYSVKSKHLRAKIIRGLFK, via the coding sequence ATGTCAGCTGTTAATGACACCAAATTCACACATGTTATGTTCCTTCTCTCCCGGATACCTGGGATGGAAGATGACTGTCTCTGGATCGCTATCCCCTTCTGCTTCATATATGCTATTTCAATAGTAGGCAATTCAGTCATTCTATTCATTATAAAAACAGacccaagcctccatgagcccatgtacattttcctttccatgttggccCTCACAGACCTTGGCTTACTGATAACCACCATGCCGACAATCCTGAGCACATTCTTGTTTAACAACAGGGAGATCATCCTGGATGCCTGTTTTGCCCAGCTGTTCTTCATCCACTCGCTTTCAAACGTTGAGTCTTCCCTGCTCTTGTTGATGGCCTTTGACCGCTTCATTGCCATCTGTAACCCACTGAGGTACACTTCGATCTTAACCCTGTCAACAATAACCAAGATGGCCTTGGCGGTTATGCTAAGATCTGTGGCCCTTATATTCCCTCTCCCTTTTCTCCTGAAACGATTCCAATACTGTCGAAGGAACAGCCTCATCTACTCCTACTGTGTACATGCAGAGGTCATGAACCTGGCTTGTTCGGACATCACAGTCAACATCATCTATGGCCTGTGTGTTAAAGTCTTAACAGTGGGGTTCGACTCTTTGTTCATCTTTCTATCCTACGTGATGATCTTCAAAACTGTGCTGAGTGTCACATCCTCCACGGAACGCCTGAAGGCCCTGAATACCTgcgtctcccacctctgtgctgtGCTTCTCTTCTACATACCAGATATTGGCTTGTCCATTCTACACAGATTTGGGAATAGCTCTTCACTCTTGCTTCAGATTTTCCTGAGCTACATCTACATGTTGCTCCCACCTCTGATGAACCCGATTGTGTACAGCGTAAAAAGCAAACACCTGCGTGCGAAGATCATCAGGGGGTTATTCAAGTGA
- the LOC102447698 gene encoding olfactory receptor 51G2-like → MSAVNDTKFNHAVFLLTGISGQEDVRLWISVPFCLIYAISIVGNSFILFIIKTDASLHEPMYIFLSMLALTDLGLLITTMPTILGVLWFNSGEISLDACFSQLFFIHSLQFIESSILLSMAFDRFVAIRDPLRYSSILTLPRIAKMGLVCVLRSVAVIFPLPFLVKRFQYCRANVLSHSYCLHQEVMKLACADITVNNIYGLLITLLTVGLDSLLIFLSYVMILKTVLGIASHTQSLRALNTCVSHLCAVLLYYIPEFCLTVIHRFGKGSSPLLQILLGYVYLLFPPLLNPIVYSVKSKHLRARVIKVFIK, encoded by the coding sequence ATGTCAGCTGTCAACGACACCAAATTCAACCATGCAGTGTTCCTTCTCACCGGGATATCTGGGCAGGAAGACGTCCGTCTCTGGATCTCCGTCCCCTTCTGCTTAATATATGCTATTTCAATAGTAGGAAATTCCTTCATTCTGTTCATTATAAAAACTGATGCAagtctccatgagcccatgtacattttcctctccatgttggctctcacagaccttggcttATTGATAACCACCATGCCGACGATACTGGGTGTACTCTGGTTTAACTCTGGGGAGATCAGCCTTGATGCCTGTTTTTCCCAGCTGTTCTTCATCCACTCCCTTCAATTCATTGAATCCTCCATACTTCTGTCGATGGCCTTTGACCGCTTTGTCGCAATCCGTGACCCACTGAGGTATTCTTCCATCTTAACTTTGCCGAGAATAGCCAAGATGGGACTGGTGTGCGTGCTAAGATCGGTGGCTGTAATATTCCCACTTCCCTTTCTTGTGAAACGGTTCCAATACTGTCGAGCCAAtgtcctctcccattcctacTGCCTGCACCAGGAGGTCATGAAGTTGGCTTGTGCGGACATCACAGTCAACAACATCTATGGATTGCTTATTACCCTTTTAACGGTGGGGTTGGACTCACTGCTCATCTTCCTCTCTTACgtgatgatcctcaaaacagtGCTGGGCATCGCGTCCCACACGCAATCTCTCCgggccctgaacacctgcgtctcccacctctgtgccgTTCTGCTCTACTACATACCAGAGTTCTGCCTGACTGTGATACACAGATTTGGGAAGGGCTCTTCTCCTTTGCTTCAGattctcctgggctatgtctacctATTGTTCCCACCCCTACTTAATCCAATTGTGTACAGTGTGAAAAGCAAACACCTTCGTGCAAGAGTAATCAAGGTGTTCATCAAGTGA